One window from the genome of Jeotgalibaca sp. MA1X17-3 encodes:
- the nrdR gene encoding transcriptional regulator NrdR has product MQCPKCQYNGSKVVDSRPVEESNSIRRRRECEKCHHRFTTFERIEQTPLLVIKKNGTREEFNREKLLRGLIRSSEKRPIALEQLEDIVSQVEKEIRALGENEIPSMEIGEYVMDKLAMIDDVAYIRFASVYRQFSDRKTFLEELKNMEKKMNGEQPEKELPKENNEKDLPLNEEGR; this is encoded by the coding sequence ATGCAATGTCCTAAATGCCAGTACAACGGTTCAAAAGTTGTAGACAGCCGTCCGGTGGAAGAAAGTAATTCTATTCGGCGCAGAAGAGAATGCGAAAAATGTCATCATCGGTTTACGACCTTTGAGAGAATTGAACAAACGCCACTCCTCGTTATCAAAAAAAATGGAACACGTGAAGAATTTAATCGAGAAAAATTGTTACGTGGCTTAATTCGTTCTTCAGAAAAGCGTCCAATTGCTTTGGAGCAGTTAGAAGATATCGTTTCCCAAGTAGAAAAAGAAATTCGTGCTCTAGGAGAAAATGAGATTCCTAGTATGGAAATCGGAGAATATGTGATGGATAAGTTGGCAATGATTGATGATGTTGCTTATATTCGTTTTGCTAGTGTATACCGTCAATTCTCAGACCGAAAAACGTTTTTAGAAGAATTAAAAAATATGGAAAAGAAAATGAATGGTGAACAACCAGAAAAAGAACTTCCTAAAGAAAATAATGAAAAAGATTTACCATTGAATGAAGAGGGTCGTTAG
- the mutM gene encoding DNA-formamidopyrimidine glycosylase gives MPELPEVETVRRGLNTLVAGSTIEHVDVFWSRMITPPFSSQKFAEKLKGEKIHTIERRGKYLIFLLDHWAMISHLRMEGKYEVTSRKEEYKKHTHVVFHLTDGRDLRYLDVRKFGRFTLVPIDKQDEYEPIRKLGPEPTPERFCTSDFQQTLSKTRRTIKAAILDQQVVAGVGNIYADESLFEARINPLKPANTLTKIEVKQLHDAIIDVIGRAVQAGGSTIRTYKNTLGEAGEFQVSLHVYGKKNEACPRCGTPIEKIKVAQRGTHFCPQCQPYTPIDKEGTPL, from the coding sequence ATGCCAGAATTACCAGAGGTTGAAACGGTAAGACGAGGGTTGAACACATTAGTGGCAGGGTCTACTATAGAACACGTTGATGTTTTTTGGAGTCGAATGATTACTCCACCATTTTCATCACAAAAATTTGCAGAGAAATTAAAGGGCGAAAAGATTCATACGATTGAACGAAGAGGAAAATATTTAATCTTTTTGTTAGATCATTGGGCTATGATTTCTCATCTACGGATGGAAGGGAAATATGAAGTTACGAGTAGGAAAGAGGAATATAAAAAGCATACGCATGTTGTTTTTCACCTTACAGATGGAAGAGATTTACGTTACTTGGATGTCCGCAAGTTTGGTCGCTTTACATTAGTTCCAATTGACAAGCAAGACGAATACGAACCTATTAGAAAACTAGGGCCAGAACCAACACCAGAAAGATTTTGTACAAGTGATTTTCAACAGACCCTGTCTAAAACTAGACGAACGATCAAAGCGGCCATTTTAGATCAACAAGTTGTTGCGGGAGTTGGTAATATTTATGCAGATGAATCCCTTTTTGAAGCACGAATTAATCCACTCAAACCAGCAAATACATTAACAAAAATAGAAGTCAAACAGTTACATGATGCGATCATTGATGTAATTGGTCGTGCCGTTCAAGCAGGTGGATCTACGATACGAACGTATAAAAATACACTAGGCGAAGCAGGCGAGTTTCAAGTATCCCTTCATGTATATGGAAAAAAGAATGAAGCATGTCCTCGTTGTGGAACACCAATTGAAAAAATAAAAGTAGCTCAAAGAGGAACGCATTTTTGCCCTCAATGTCAACCATACACTCCTATTGATAAGGAGGGGACCCCTCTTTGA
- the pepA gene encoding glutamyl aminopeptidase — protein MEEKTFQLIKELTELQGTSGSERNVRNYMREKMEPLVDSIETDGLGGIFGIRESKQEDAPRIMIAAHMDEVGFMVGQITDNGMLKVVPLGGWNPYVVSAQRFTLQTRTQDIPVISSSVPPHLLRGSSSKNDVKVEDILFDAGFDSKKEAMEFGVVPGDTIVPDVETILTANKKKIISKAWDNRYGNAVLIEALEALKGEELPNTLIAGTNVQEEVGLRGAKGAVHKFDPDLFFAVDCSPANDLTTKKGTYGHLGEGFLLRIQDPGMITLRGMREFLLDTASTHDIPYQFFVSKGGTDAGAAHVMNNGVPSAVIGVCARYIHTHQTMFQIDDYEAAKEMVIQVAKTLDRSTYETIMNNN, from the coding sequence ATGGAAGAAAAAACATTTCAATTAATTAAAGAGTTAACAGAATTACAAGGGACAAGCGGAAGTGAACGTAATGTTCGTAATTACATGCGTGAAAAAATGGAGCCACTTGTAGATTCAATCGAAACCGATGGATTAGGCGGTATTTTTGGTATACGTGAAAGTAAACAAGAAGATGCTCCAAGAATTATGATTGCGGCTCATATGGATGAAGTCGGCTTTATGGTAGGTCAAATTACAGATAACGGAATGTTAAAAGTAGTACCTTTAGGAGGGTGGAATCCTTATGTGGTTTCAGCACAGCGATTCACTCTTCAAACAAGAACACAAGATATTCCTGTTATTTCTTCTTCTGTACCACCCCATCTTCTAAGAGGTTCATCTTCCAAGAATGATGTAAAAGTCGAAGATATTCTTTTTGACGCAGGATTTGATTCAAAAAAAGAAGCAATGGAATTTGGAGTTGTACCTGGAGATACGATTGTACCGGATGTAGAAACAATTTTGACTGCTAATAAGAAAAAAATTATTTCTAAAGCATGGGATAATCGATATGGAAATGCGGTGCTTATAGAAGCTCTAGAAGCCTTAAAAGGTGAAGAGCTGCCGAATACTCTGATTGCTGGAACAAATGTGCAAGAAGAAGTTGGATTACGTGGAGCAAAAGGAGCTGTACATAAGTTTGATCCTGATTTGTTCTTTGCTGTAGACTGTTCACCTGCGAATGATTTGACCACTAAAAAAGGTACCTATGGTCATTTAGGAGAAGGATTCCTTTTACGTATTCAAGATCCAGGAATGATTACATTAAGAGGAATGCGTGAGTTCTTGTTAGACACAGCCTCCACGCATGATATTCCTTATCAGTTCTTTGTATCAAAAGGTGGAACTGATGCAGGAGCAGCTCATGTGATGAATAACGGTGTCCCTAGTGCTGTTATCGGTGTTTGTGCACGTTATATTCATACTCATCAAACGATGTTCCAAATCGATGATTACGAAGCAGCAAAAGAAATGGTTATTCAAGTAGCAAAAACGCTTGATCGAAGTACATACGAAACCATTATGAATAACAACTAA
- the murC gene encoding UDP-N-acetylmuramate--L-alanine ligase, with protein sequence MTFEEVYYFVGIKGSGMSALAMILHGKGFKVSGSDVETYFFTQKGLDDKGITIYPFDKENIKPGMTVIAGNAFSDDHEEIVKAKEMGLTVIRYHNFIGEFIKNYTSIGITGSHGKTSTTGLLAHVLGGIEPTSYLIGDGTGFGREDAEFFVLEACEYRRHFLAYSPDYAIITNIDFDHPDYYKNIEDVFHAFDEFSSQVKKGIIACGEDPCLRKLSSNYPIIFYGFSEDNDVFVRDVVKNTSGSSFDVYIKGEKYGHFSIPSYGNHNILNSIAVITFCWLEGIDKEQVQAQLETFGGVKRRFTEKKVADMVVIDDYAHHPSEIKATIDAATQKYPDKEIIAVFQPHTFTRTIALMDDFGEALNLADSVYLCDIFSSAREQTGKVSIEDLAGKIAKGAEVLQLNNMSPLLKHKNAVVLFMGAGDVQKFGTAYEDLLSYSTKRMS encoded by the coding sequence ATGACTTTTGAAGAGGTATATTATTTTGTTGGGATTAAAGGATCTGGAATGAGTGCATTAGCAATGATTTTGCACGGAAAAGGCTTTAAAGTTTCAGGTTCAGATGTAGAAACATATTTTTTCACTCAAAAAGGATTGGATGATAAAGGAATTACAATTTATCCTTTTGACAAAGAAAATATAAAACCTGGAATGACAGTAATTGCTGGGAATGCTTTTTCTGATGACCACGAAGAAATTGTAAAGGCAAAAGAAATGGGATTAACGGTCATTCGTTATCATAATTTTATTGGTGAATTCATTAAAAATTATACAAGTATCGGAATTACTGGATCTCATGGAAAGACCAGTACAACTGGATTATTGGCACATGTTTTAGGTGGGATTGAACCAACTAGTTATCTAATTGGGGATGGAACAGGATTTGGTAGAGAAGACGCTGAATTCTTTGTGTTGGAAGCCTGCGAATATCGTCGTCATTTTCTTGCATACTCACCAGACTATGCGATTATAACGAATATTGACTTTGATCATCCTGATTATTACAAAAATATTGAGGATGTATTTCATGCATTTGATGAATTCTCATCTCAAGTGAAAAAAGGGATCATTGCTTGCGGAGAAGACCCTTGCTTGCGAAAACTAAGTTCAAATTATCCAATTATTTTTTACGGGTTCTCTGAAGATAATGATGTTTTTGTAAGAGATGTCGTAAAAAATACATCAGGAAGTTCCTTTGACGTATACATCAAAGGTGAAAAATATGGACATTTCTCAATTCCTTCTTATGGAAACCATAATATTTTAAATTCCATTGCGGTTATTACTTTTTGTTGGCTAGAAGGAATTGATAAAGAGCAAGTACAAGCACAGCTAGAAACGTTCGGTGGAGTGAAACGACGATTCACGGAGAAAAAAGTTGCAGATATGGTTGTCATTGATGACTACGCACATCATCCGTCAGAAATTAAGGCAACGATTGATGCTGCTACTCAAAAATATCCAGATAAAGAGATTATTGCGGTTTTTCAACCCCATACATTTACACGTACTATTGCGTTAATGGATGATTTTGGAGAGGCATTAAACTTAGCGGATTCCGTTTATCTTTGTGATATTTTCTCTTCAGCGCGTGAACAAACTGGAAAAGTTTCTATTGAAGACTTAGCAGGTAAAATCGCAAAAGGTGCTGAGGTTCTGCAGCTAAATAATATGAGTCCTCTTTTAAAGCATAAGAATGCAGTCGTTTTATTTATGGGTGCTGGAGATGTTCAAAAATTTGGAACGGCATATGAAGATTTATTAAGCTACAGTACTAAAAGAATGAGCTAA
- the ytpR gene encoding YtpR family tRNA-binding protein, with protein MWLSFYNKDSVGDTLLLTKNQIPREFVATKSVGAVTRIFNQETGETGAYNLFSISDTFTPTGNGQVFLSDKETEEVNNLIKIAGFPDLITMDLEPKLVVGHVLECVPHEDSDHLNITQTDVGNGEVLQIVCGASNIKKGQKVVVAKPGTVMPDGMIIWPGELRGVKSYGMICSAKELGVENPTGKKGILVLDAEAETGKPFTNK; from the coding sequence ATGTGGCTAAGTTTTTATAATAAAGATTCAGTAGGGGATACCCTTCTACTAACCAAAAATCAAATCCCTCGAGAGTTCGTAGCAACCAAATCAGTAGGGGCTGTTACTCGTATTTTCAATCAAGAAACCGGCGAAACGGGTGCGTATAACTTGTTTTCTATATCGGATACGTTTACTCCGACTGGAAATGGCCAAGTCTTCTTGAGTGATAAAGAAACGGAAGAAGTTAATAATTTAATCAAAATTGCTGGTTTTCCTGATTTAATTACGATGGATTTAGAACCTAAATTAGTGGTGGGTCATGTTTTGGAATGCGTTCCACATGAAGATTCAGATCATTTGAATATCACACAAACGGACGTAGGAAATGGAGAAGTATTACAAATCGTTTGTGGTGCTTCTAATATTAAAAAAGGTCAAAAAGTTGTTGTAGCGAAACCAGGAACGGTTATGCCTGATGGAATGATTATTTGGCCTGGTGAATTACGAGGGGTGAAGAGTTACGGGATGATTTGCTCTGCAAAAGAATTAGGAGTAGAAAACCCAACAGGTAAAAAAGGGATTCTAGTATTAGATGCTGAAGCCGAAACTGGAAAACCTTTCACCAATAAATAA
- the dnaI gene encoding primosomal protein DnaI encodes MDHVGKGFRKYMSDPKISKQYQEMIESVHADPAIQAFFDEHQELLSQEMISNSYSKLYEFLNEKNKLEQGKIGQNPGYEPHLALNAGYIDVVYRPTAETIKKEKERELRGRIQSINVPKDVRSATMDKFLKTSDRMEVLDFAFDFIESYADQPHAHHRGMYLYGPFGVGKTYLLGAIAYELSLRGHLTTLMHYPTFTQEMKASIADNSVSGKLDVIKKAEVLMLDDIGADINSTWVRDEVLGVILQYRMQEELPTFFSSNLNFKELEEHFRVGNRGEDEPIKAKRLMERVLYLSKQVKMTGKNRRLQE; translated from the coding sequence ATGGACCATGTTGGAAAGGGATTTCGAAAGTATATGAGTGATCCCAAAATTAGTAAACAATATCAAGAGATGATTGAGTCGGTTCATGCAGATCCAGCCATCCAAGCATTTTTTGATGAGCATCAAGAACTCCTATCTCAAGAAATGATTTCAAATAGTTATTCAAAATTATATGAATTTTTAAATGAGAAAAATAAATTGGAACAAGGGAAAATCGGTCAAAATCCTGGATATGAGCCTCATTTAGCTTTAAATGCTGGATATATCGATGTAGTTTACCGACCGACCGCTGAAACCATTAAGAAAGAAAAAGAAAGAGAGTTACGTGGACGTATTCAATCGATTAACGTTCCCAAAGATGTTCGTTCTGCTACGATGGATAAATTTTTAAAGACGAGTGATCGTATGGAGGTATTAGACTTTGCATTTGATTTTATTGAAAGCTATGCCGATCAACCCCATGCCCATCACCGTGGAATGTATCTTTATGGACCTTTTGGAGTAGGGAAAACATACTTACTAGGTGCGATTGCCTATGAACTTTCTCTTCGAGGACATCTTACAACCTTGATGCATTACCCTACTTTCACTCAAGAGATGAAAGCTTCCATAGCGGATAATTCCGTTTCTGGAAAATTAGATGTTATCAAAAAAGCAGAAGTATTAATGCTAGATGATATTGGAGCAGATATTAACTCTACTTGGGTACGAGATGAAGTATTAGGAGTTATTTTACAGTATCGAATGCAAGAGGAGCTACCTACTTTCTTTTCTTCTAATCTTAATTTTAAAGAATTAGAAGAGCATTTCCGAGTAGGGAATCGTGGAGAAGATGAGCCGATTAAAGCAAAGAGGTTAATGGAGCGCGTTCTGTATTTATCTAAACAAGTTAAAATGACCGGGAAAAATCGTCGTTTACAAGAGTGA
- a CDS encoding thioredoxin family protein codes for MKKVTNENEIAELKTRKKLVFVFTTTWCGDCTYIKPFIPAIEQRFEDFTFVEVDRDEFLDFANELDVNGIPSFVVFHEREQVGRFVSPNRKHQEEIEDFLNQVNDNIRLENK; via the coding sequence ATGAAAAAAGTAACTAATGAAAATGAAATAGCAGAATTAAAAACTAGAAAAAAATTAGTATTCGTATTCACGACAACTTGGTGTGGAGATTGTACCTATATCAAACCATTTATTCCTGCCATCGAGCAACGCTTCGAAGACTTTACTTTTGTAGAAGTAGATCGCGATGAATTCCTAGATTTTGCCAATGAGCTAGATGTCAATGGAATACCAAGTTTTGTAGTCTTTCATGAACGAGAACAAGTCGGTAGATTTGTTTCTCCAAACCGAAAGCATCAAGAAGAAATCGAAGATTTTTTAAATCAAGTAAATGATAACATTCGATTAGAAAACAAATAA
- a CDS encoding replication initiation and membrane attachment family protein, with protein sequence MSYPWKSLSPKDSFLIQQNCFITDIDKKIITFLYQPIIGSHAYSLYMTLLSEVDEHTSRSREHLHSELFSLLGMGIPEFYQARVRLEGIGLLKTYMQEGTDKEYVYEPCPPVSSKHFFEDDLLRLLLLDRVGERKLLALQERFSIQKRNQKNLKDITKSFLSVYDFSENSYQQQGEISQNHSESGLQLIGSQQGNVPQIQENSFDFSFLEQLLEKEYFSEGALTKELKKTITVLHTLYGIDEMGISSFVLRATNLETGIVDRKELENEVAEAYGRKGSSGHKVQDKVEKEIEKTKSKSVDRKAELKKSGYTEKEIKLISMSERFSPIEFITDIKNQKKGTVTANEKKLLKVLLDEHSISPAVLNMLIYYMLVIQQKPTMSKGVAEAIANDWTQSNVELPEQAIEKSKQFVGEKIASAERRQEKRSTATYYGKNVVRKIEKLPEWATGENAVHSEELLPDDVQEKLNERLKKFRDAGKAGDK encoded by the coding sequence ATGAGTTATCCGTGGAAAAGTTTGAGTCCAAAAGACTCTTTCTTAATTCAACAAAATTGTTTTATTACTGATATAGACAAAAAAATAATAACGTTCCTCTACCAACCAATTATTGGTTCTCATGCGTATAGCCTTTATATGACCCTTCTTTCCGAGGTAGATGAACACACATCACGTAGTAGAGAACATTTACATTCGGAATTATTTTCTCTTCTGGGAATGGGAATTCCTGAATTTTACCAAGCGAGGGTTCGTTTGGAAGGAATTGGTCTTTTAAAGACCTATATGCAAGAAGGCACAGACAAAGAGTATGTCTATGAACCTTGTCCTCCCGTAAGTAGCAAACACTTCTTTGAAGATGATCTTTTACGTCTCCTATTACTCGATCGAGTGGGGGAAAGAAAGTTGTTGGCCTTGCAAGAACGATTTAGTATTCAAAAAAGAAATCAAAAGAACTTGAAAGACATTACGAAATCATTTTTAAGTGTCTATGATTTTTCAGAAAACTCTTATCAACAACAGGGAGAAATTTCTCAGAATCATTCAGAAAGTGGTCTGCAATTGATTGGCTCTCAACAAGGGAACGTACCTCAAATTCAAGAAAATTCCTTTGATTTTTCTTTTTTAGAACAACTTCTAGAAAAAGAATATTTCAGCGAAGGAGCCCTCACAAAAGAGTTGAAGAAGACAATTACAGTGCTGCATACCTTGTATGGAATTGATGAAATGGGTATCTCATCCTTTGTTCTTCGTGCTACTAATTTAGAGACCGGCATTGTAGATAGAAAAGAATTAGAGAATGAAGTTGCAGAAGCTTATGGTAGGAAAGGGTCTTCCGGTCATAAAGTACAAGATAAAGTTGAAAAAGAAATTGAAAAAACTAAATCAAAATCAGTTGACCGCAAAGCAGAACTTAAAAAATCTGGGTATACAGAAAAAGAAATCAAGTTAATTAGCATGAGTGAACGATTTAGTCCGATTGAATTTATTACTGATATAAAAAATCAGAAAAAAGGAACGGTAACGGCTAATGAAAAGAAACTATTAAAAGTTCTTCTTGATGAACATAGTATTAGTCCAGCTGTTTTAAATATGTTGATTTATTATATGTTAGTGATTCAACAAAAACCTACAATGAGCAAAGGGGTAGCGGAGGCAATTGCTAATGATTGGACTCAATCTAATGTGGAGCTACCGGAACAAGCGATTGAAAAATCAAAACAATTTGTTGGAGAGAAAATAGCTAGTGCAGAACGTAGACAAGAAAAACGTTCTACTGCCACTTATTATGGTAAAAATGTAGTTCGAAAAATTGAGAAACTACCGGAATGGGCTACGGGAGAAAATGCTGTTCATTCAGAAGAGTTACTCCCAGATGACGTACAAGAAAAATTAAATGAACGCTTGAAGAAGTTTAGAGATGCTGGAAAGGCAGGAGATAAATGA
- the polA gene encoding DNA polymerase I, with product MSENKKLLLLDGSSLAFRSFYGLLDLNRFKNQNGLHTNALFAFNRIMEKLFETEKPTHLLVAFDAGKTTFRTEFFEDYKGGRQKMPSELAEQWPYFKVLVDAMGGKSYELANYEADDIIGTYARRAEKEGFEVVIITGDRDLTQLASEKTRVDITVKGVSDLKAYTPESIREEFGIEPLQIIDMKGLSGDASDNYPGVRKVGDKTALKLLKEYGSLENIYEHVDGMKKSKMKENLIADKENAFLSKKLATIDVDTPVEPTLDSLALEERDTEKLVSFYREMNFRTFLQDLDLSEDDLSEEFNEITYTKVDTITPEHFSDEMSLYVEMLENNYHYGTIVGISWGDKEHLYVAEPDVVFQSQAFKEWAEDQTKKKMVYDAKRTIVMLHYAGIEISGIEFDTLLASYTINTNDSGRDLALVAQEHGYFDVSVDEVIYGKGAKKAVPSEQEVLFKHVARKAKAILELNQKLIDELKENNQQDLYFDMELPLALVLANMEITGIKVEPERLEIMKEEFSERLLEMEKNIHIEAGEEFNVNSPKQLSVILFEKMGLKPIKKTKTGFSTAVDVLEKLSSEAPIAQMILDYRQLAKLQSTYVEGLLKCIKPETGKIHTMYVQTLTQTGRLSSTEPNLQNIPIRMEEGRKIRQAFVAQKEGWKIFASDYSQIELRILAHISEDDHMKEAFIEGQDIHSSTAMRVFGISDPEEVTANVRRQAKAVNFGIVYGISDYGLSQNLGITRKKAQEFIDRYFEKYPGIKRYMESIVKEAKETGFVETLFHRRRYLPDINSSNFNLRSFAERTAINSPIQGSAADVIKVAMIRMQEVLKEKNLQANMLLQVHDELIFECPAEEIPILEKLVPEVMEQAVSLTVPLIVESGYGDSWYEA from the coding sequence ATGTCAGAGAATAAGAAATTATTGTTATTAGATGGAAGTAGCCTTGCTTTCCGTTCTTTTTATGGACTACTAGATTTAAACCGCTTTAAAAATCAAAATGGATTGCATACAAATGCTCTATTTGCCTTTAACCGAATTATGGAAAAATTATTTGAAACCGAAAAACCTACTCACCTTTTAGTTGCTTTTGATGCAGGGAAAACTACTTTTCGTACGGAGTTTTTCGAAGATTATAAAGGTGGCCGTCAAAAAATGCCATCTGAACTTGCAGAACAATGGCCTTATTTTAAAGTTCTTGTGGATGCAATGGGTGGTAAAAGCTATGAGCTTGCGAACTATGAAGCAGATGATATTATTGGAACCTATGCGAGACGTGCAGAAAAAGAGGGGTTTGAAGTTGTTATTATTACGGGAGATCGTGATTTAACGCAACTTGCTTCTGAAAAGACTCGGGTAGATATCACCGTAAAAGGCGTATCCGATTTGAAGGCTTATACACCAGAATCCATTCGTGAAGAATTTGGAATTGAACCCTTGCAAATTATTGATATGAAAGGGCTAAGTGGTGACGCATCGGATAATTATCCTGGTGTTCGTAAAGTTGGTGACAAAACAGCACTGAAGCTTTTAAAAGAATATGGTTCACTAGAAAATATATATGAACATGTCGATGGTATGAAGAAAAGTAAAATGAAAGAAAATTTAATTGCTGATAAAGAAAATGCTTTTTTAAGTAAAAAACTAGCAACCATTGATGTGGATACTCCCGTTGAACCAACCTTGGATTCATTAGCCTTGGAAGAAAGAGATACTGAAAAATTAGTTTCTTTTTATCGTGAAATGAATTTCCGTACCTTTTTACAAGATTTGGATCTTAGTGAGGATGATTTATCGGAAGAATTTAATGAAATTACGTACACAAAAGTAGATACCATTACTCCAGAACATTTTAGTGATGAAATGTCTCTATACGTAGAAATGTTGGAAAACAATTACCATTATGGAACCATCGTGGGGATTAGTTGGGGAGACAAAGAACATCTTTATGTAGCCGAACCAGATGTAGTTTTCCAAAGTCAAGCGTTCAAAGAGTGGGCTGAAGATCAAACTAAGAAAAAAATGGTATATGATGCAAAACGAACGATTGTAATGTTGCATTATGCCGGAATAGAAATTTCAGGGATTGAGTTTGATACGTTACTTGCTTCTTATACGATTAATACGAATGACAGTGGTCGTGACTTGGCTTTAGTGGCACAAGAACATGGATATTTTGATGTATCTGTTGATGAAGTCATTTATGGAAAAGGAGCAAAGAAAGCTGTTCCTTCTGAACAAGAAGTTTTGTTTAAGCACGTAGCTCGTAAAGCAAAAGCAATTCTAGAACTAAATCAAAAACTAATTGATGAATTAAAAGAAAATAATCAACAAGATTTATACTTTGACATGGAACTTCCTTTGGCCCTAGTGCTAGCAAACATGGAGATTACGGGAATCAAAGTAGAGCCAGAACGTTTAGAAATTATGAAAGAAGAATTCTCAGAACGACTGTTAGAAATGGAAAAAAACATCCATATCGAAGCAGGAGAAGAGTTCAATGTAAATTCACCTAAACAACTAAGTGTCATTTTATTTGAAAAAATGGGACTAAAGCCGATTAAAAAAACAAAGACCGGCTTTTCAACAGCCGTTGACGTTCTAGAAAAACTTAGCAGTGAAGCACCTATTGCTCAAATGATTTTAGATTATCGTCAGTTAGCAAAACTTCAATCAACGTATGTAGAAGGTTTATTGAAGTGCATCAAACCAGAAACGGGTAAAATTCATACGATGTATGTTCAAACGCTAACCCAAACAGGACGACTAAGTTCAACAGAACCGAATCTACAAAACATTCCGATTCGAATGGAAGAAGGAAGAAAGATTCGTCAAGCTTTTGTTGCTCAAAAAGAGGGCTGGAAAATATTTGCTTCTGACTATTCTCAGATTGAATTAAGAATTTTAGCGCATATTTCAGAAGATGACCACATGAAAGAAGCTTTTATTGAAGGACAAGACATTCATAGTTCTACCGCTATGAGAGTTTTTGGAATTAGTGATCCAGAAGAAGTTACCGCAAATGTGCGTCGTCAGGCAAAAGCAGTAAACTTTGGAATTGTTTATGGAATTAGTGACTATGGACTTTCTCAAAACTTAGGAATTACACGTAAAAAAGCTCAGGAATTTATCGATCGTTATTTTGAAAAATACCCAGGAATTAAAAGGTATATGGAATCTATCGTTAAGGAAGCAAAGGAAACTGGATTTGTTGAAACGTTATTCCATCGTCGGCGATATTTACCAGATATTAATAGTAGTAATTTTAATTTGCGTTCCTTTGCAGAACGTACTGCTATCAATTCACCTATACAAGGTTCCGCAGCGGATGTCATTAAAGTAGCAATGATTCGTATGCAAGAAGTTTTAAAAGAAAAAAATCTACAAGCAAATATGCTTTTACAAGTACACGATGAACTAATATTCGAATGTCCCGCAGAAGAAATCCCTATTTTGGAAAAATTAGTTCCTGAAGTAATGGAACAAGCTGTTTCCTTAACAGTACCTTTGATTGTAGAAAGTGGATACGGAGATAGTTGGTACGAAGCATAA
- the coaE gene encoding dephospho-CoA kinase (Dephospho-CoA kinase (CoaE) performs the final step in coenzyme A biosynthesis.), whose product MTFILGLTGGIATGKSTVANYLAEQGIPVVDADVGAREVVKPHSEGLRRIVEAFGEEILLEDGSLNRKRLGELVFSQEEKRHILNSIVHVLIREWIQTKTKLLTEEGIPLIVWDIPLLYETNYQIDCDLVMVVYVPKELQIQRLMNRDKLTLEQAEDRIHTQMPIEEKRIKANILINNSGSIEDTYLQLDSWLKENASLLE is encoded by the coding sequence TTGACATTTATACTTGGATTAACTGGTGGAATTGCTACAGGGAAATCAACCGTCGCTAACTATCTGGCAGAACAAGGTATTCCTGTTGTAGATGCGGATGTTGGTGCAAGAGAAGTTGTCAAGCCGCATTCAGAAGGTTTACGAAGAATAGTAGAAGCATTTGGTGAAGAGATCCTTTTGGAAGATGGTTCTTTAAATCGAAAACGATTAGGTGAACTTGTTTTCTCTCAAGAAGAAAAACGACACATATTGAATTCGATCGTACATGTTTTGATACGAGAATGGATCCAAACAAAAACGAAATTACTCACTGAAGAAGGGATTCCACTTATTGTCTGGGATATTCCACTATTGTATGAAACAAACTATCAAATAGATTGTGATCTAGTTATGGTAGTGTACGTGCCAAAAGAATTGCAAATCCAAAGATTGATGAATAGAGATAAACTTACGCTAGAACAAGCTGAAGATCGAATCCACACTCAAATGCCAATAGAAGAAAAAAGAATAAAAGCCAATATTTTGATTAATAATAGTGGAAGTATTGAAGATACATATCTCCAATTGGATTCTTGGCTGAAAGAAAATGCTAGCTTACTGGAATAA